A genomic region of Gammaproteobacteria bacterium contains the following coding sequences:
- a CDS encoding M48 family metallopeptidase encodes MKFNSTLKFHNPAFKIAAIAFVLLSLFLSACSTSPTGRKQILLFPESQMAQMGAAAYQETKKGTPISKNSKSNAYISCIADAIVAKVEPDKAWEVTVFDSEQVNAFALPGGKIGIYTGLLSVAKNQHQLATVIGHEIAHVTARHGNARVSASTLTQVGLAAAQILAGSASREKQQLLGLLGLGAQVGILLPYGRGQESESDILGLVYMASAGFDPRQSVPLWQNMAKASGGKAPPELLSTHPSNATRIADLNKAMPDAMIIYNKARSQGEKPNCKQ; translated from the coding sequence ATGAAATTCAACTCAACACTAAAATTTCACAACCCCGCATTTAAAATCGCAGCTATCGCCTTCGTATTGTTATCCCTTTTTCTAAGCGCGTGTTCAACTTCCCCCACCGGACGTAAACAAATATTACTCTTTCCCGAATCACAAATGGCACAAATGGGCGCTGCCGCTTACCAAGAAACAAAAAAAGGTACGCCCATCTCTAAAAATTCAAAATCGAATGCTTATATTAGCTGTATCGCCGATGCAATCGTTGCTAAAGTTGAACCTGATAAGGCGTGGGAAGTGACAGTATTTGATAGCGAACAAGTCAATGCCTTTGCACTACCCGGCGGCAAAATTGGTATCTACACAGGCCTGCTTAGCGTTGCCAAAAACCAACATCAATTAGCGACGGTTATCGGCCATGAAATTGCTCATGTCACCGCACGCCATGGTAACGCCAGAGTGTCTGCATCAACCCTGACCCAGGTTGGCTTAGCCGCAGCACAAATACTTGCTGGCAGCGCCAGCAGAGAAAAACAACAACTGCTGGGCTTACTCGGTCTCGGTGCACAAGTAGGCATTTTATTGCCCTACGGTAGAGGACAAGAAAGCGAATCCGACATCCTTGGGTTGGTTTATATGGCCAGTGCCGGCTTTGATCCACGTCAAAGCGTACCACTTTGGCAAAACATGGCAAAAGCATCAGGCGGTAAAGCGCCACCCGAGTTACTGTCTACTCACCCCTCCAATGCCACCCGCATTGCCGATCTAAATAAAGCCATGCCAGACGCCATGATCATTTATAACAAAGCCAGGTCTCAGGGCGAAAAGCCTAACTGTAAGCAATGA